The DNA window ATGCAATTCCCCAGATATTATAATGTCTTCTGCAGACAGTCAAAGCCAAATATGTGACTTCAAGCTGATATATTAGCCttagataacatttattttgaactaTAAATGAACCACAGTTCCAAACATGAATTATTCAGATACACATACTCTGTACATTGAATTTAGCCATTTTGATTTCATGCACCAAAAATACCACTTTTGTATTGGTTAATTCAAAAGAAAAGGGTATTTACGTCAGAAATTGATCACATGATTACAGTGTCAGTATTGATctgcaagaaattaaaaaataagagggACAGCATTTGAGCTTTGCTTGTTCTCTTTGACATCTTCTTTCCAAGCTCTCATTGGTGGATGTGATTAGTTTGAATTTAATTGGTGCTTCATGCAATTAAGCAGCAGAAGACAAGCTACTTTTTTATGGTGCTTGCTATCTTTTAGGAGATACAGGAAATATGTGTTTGGCAGGTATTCAAGGCCGGTTCAGCCTTGACGAGAATAGCACAAATTGTTTTTTTCATCTaatggaaatgtttttaattaatgtgtCAGAGAGCTGATGTTTTGGATATCAGTCAAAATCAAAGCAGGCTTAGCAGATGGGTTTTCCTCCAGCTAAGGGTTTCAGCTACAAGCATGGAGACATACCTGGAAGTTATGCAAATGAATTGGACTGGAGGTGGAGATtgaatttcttcttcttcattaaCACCCCATAtgtaataaaatgataaaacaaaGTCTTCCCATCATTTGAATGGTACCACAGTATGTCCcgttttttcagtttatttctttctgcaagaaaaacagaataacaaGTGCTAGAGTTTCTAGCTGTCTGACTAACCCCCTTATCTCTTTATTACACCTCTGGCAAGCTCTTACTAACTGATTATCATCTTCTCTGTGGAAAAATGCACACTTGTACTTGAAATCAATCCGAAGAATACTCTGTGGAAAGAACGTATCAAATTACTTGAACAGAAATTGCGTACCCCGTTTTCATATAGGgataatacatatacagtgccAAGGAAAAGTATGTGAATCCTTTGGGATTACCTGGATTTCTGTATACATTTGTCATAAAATATGATCTAAGTCAcaacaatatataaacacagtCTGCCTAAACTAATAACATACAAACAATTATATGTTTTCATTTCGCCTCAACCAAACATTTCCTGTAGTTGCAGATCAGACCTGCACAACGGAGGTCATCTTTGCAGGACGGCCACTCCTAGGGAGAGTAGCAACAGTGCTGAACTTTCGCCATTTATAGACAATTTGTCTTACCGTGGACTGATGAACATCAAGGCTTTTATAGATACTTTTGATACCCTTTCCAGCTTTATGCAAGTCAACAATTCTTAATCTTAGGTCTTCTGAGATCTCTTTTGTTCGAGGCATGGTTCACATCAGGCAATGCTTCTTTAGAATAGCAAACTCAAAATTTGTGAGTGTTTTTTTATAGGGCAGGGCAGCTCTAACCAACACCTCCAATCTCGTCTCATCGATTGGACTCCAATTAGCTTTTGGAGAAGTCATTAGCGTAGGGGTTCACATACTTATGCCACCCTGCACCGTGAATGTTTAAATGATATATTCAATACagacaagaaaaatacaatgatttgtgtgttattagTTTAAGCAGACTGTGTTTGTCTATTGTTGTGAATTAGATGAAGATCAGATCAAATCCaggtaattccaaagggttTACATAATTGTTCTTGCCACTGTATAAACATCATGTGCATatcttttttaaaatataagacAGCCATACCCCTTTAAGAAATGCAGAAactgtctttatggcataaagaCAGAAATGTAACTTCATATGACTCTGTAATGGAGATTAAATATGCATGTAATGCAGAGATAAGGGCCAAAACGCCCATTATAGTGTGTCCCGGTTTTATCAAAGTTCTCCCTGGAGCTCATATATATCACTGGAGCATCCATTTATCCGATCATCAGGGAGTTTTGATAGCTGGACTGTTGCCATGACTACGCACCTTTCTTTAGGCGAGAGCGGGACTGATAGGGAAATAAGAAGAGCGTTGTTGATTTAAATGCCATATGTTACTTAAAATATAGTACCAGACAATATTTAGGTTTATAGCTTTCAAACAACTATTATTGAAGCATCTGAATGATTAaattacagcacatttagaaacCTGAATAAACTACAATGTTATTTCCATGAACGTTAATTCCAGTTTGAATACGCTGAAATGTATGAACCGGCATTACTGTAATAAAGTACAAAAGAGCTGTCGAGTGGCAGTTAGGAGGGACTGCTGGAATGACGCATCATTATCCATTTTTATAAGCCAATTGAATCAGGATAGTTTAATTCGAGGCACATGTGCCAAGTAAGAAACATACTGATTTACTATTCACTGGCCTGAAGTCCTTTTGTATtgatattttatatttccaAGTATGAAACCAGATATAATATAATGATTAATAAATTGTTAATTAAGTTAAAGTGACCTGCAAGAAGGTCTTAATGATTTTATTTGATAAATTatctatttaattaattatttttagaaGAAAGGCAACCACTTGATTAGCTTCCTTGATCTCAGAAGTAGTAACAATCAATCCTTTTTCCTCCCTTTGTCTTTCCAGGTGAAAATGGGAACTTTTCTGAAGGTGTACTTAATTGCCACACTGCTGTGTTGTGCAGTATGGGGCGACCATCATCATCATGATGATGAGCATCACTCTGGCTCCAAAGATCATAGCCATGTACATCACAAAAACGAGGGGCACCCCCATCACGAGGAAGGAGAAATGCCGTGCCACACGATATCCCCTGCCAACGCTGACTTTGCCTTCTCTTTGTACAACCAGTTGAAATCACGGCCTGACGCAGAATCCAAAAACATCTTCTTTTCTCCCTTGAGCATCTCCACTGCCCTCGCCATGTTGTCGCTGGGTGCAAAGGGTGAAACGCATGCCCAGATCTTTCAGGCCCTGGGCTTCGGTAACATGACGGAGAAGGAGGTCAAAGAGGGCTTTGAGCATCTGCTGCACATGTTGAAACACAACCAGAAGGAGATGCAGCTGGAGGCGGGGAACGCAATCGTCTTGAGCGACGGGTTCAAAGCCTCTCACCAGTTCCTGGCAGATGCAAAGCACTACTTCGAAAGCGAGGGTTTCTCCGTTGACTTTCACAATCCTGAAGTAGCCAAGAAAAGAATTAACGACTTTATTGCAAGGAAGACCCACAACAAAATTACAGATCTTGTTCAGGATTTGGATCCTAGTACCCTGATGGTTCTTTTAAACTACATGTTCTTTAGAGGTAGGACATCCTCAgtcagttaaaaataataactgacCACAACAGGAACATTTGAGCTGTTATCAATCACAGAATATCAGAAGTAATTTATGTACATTAATTCGTTCTAACTAATGGAACACAATTGGAAGAAAAGTTTACATAGATCCATGAAGAAATGACAAATCAAATGAATGGTGTATTATGCACCACTTTGTAAACTATTGAGATTGAATGAAAAAAGTACATAGTTCTTTTAGCATTTTAATCTCACTGTTAGTTGAACAACATATTGATTTGTTCATAGTATGTTACATAGAGTAATGTTTAtaacaaaaatgaaattataaGTCAAGACAGTGATAGTTTtggtgattttttatttatgttttcttttacacCTATAGGCAAATGGGAAAAGCCTTTTGATTCCAAACTGACCCAAAAGAGTGACTTCCACGTGAACGAGAATAAGACCGTGTCTGTTGATATGATGAAGAGAACCGGCCGCTACGGCTTCTATTATGACTACCAGAATTTTACTTCAGTACTGAAGCTTCCTTACAAGGGCAGTGCATTGATGATGATTATCTTGCCCGATGAAGGCAAAatggaggaggtggagggctTCATATGTAAGGAACACATCAGGAGATGGCATGATTCACTGTATAGAAGGTAAAAATTGCATCTGAACTTAAAGAAATTCACAAAGGTATGCATGCAGCACctgggaaaaaataatattgaaaaacCATCCATAAAATAACTGTTCAGAATAAGCTGCCAAATCCTATGTACAGCTATGTATTCTGATAAAAAGTTCAATATTGTCTCTTTGTATTTCATATGCTAATTTGATCTTGATTCATTTACAGCTCTGTGGATCTGTATTTGCCCAAATTCTCTGCTTCTGCAACCTACTCTCTGAAGGAGATCCTCACAGAGATGGGGATTGTCCATGCCTTCGATAACACCGCAGATTTCTCTGGGATTTCGGAAGAGGTTAAGCTGAAGGTGTCCAAGGTAATGTTTTAAAACCGTGTTTTGCTAAAGAGGACTGATAGTTCTGTAAACGGCCACAGTGGATTGATCAAACTAGATGAAAATGCTGGATTGTGTCTACCTTTTGCCAGTTACGACACTCATCttatatacttaaaaaaaaaaaaaagctatggttttgttttgcaggCGACTCATAAAGCAGTTCTTAATGTGGATGAGAAGGGCACAGAGGCGGCAGCTGCTGTCCATATGGATTTGATGCCCATGTCTCTACCTCAGACAATGGCTTTAAATAGACCTTTCATCTTGCTTATCCTTGAGAAAACTACCAAGAGTATACTCTTTATGGGCAAAATAACAGATCCTACAGCACAGTAAAGTGGTTCACTTCAAGAAGGTATAAAGGCGACTTTGCACGCAGCACGTTATATAAAGGTCAAGATCAGATTAACCTGTGAAGACAACCTTTACGTTGTACTTTTATTTCAAACCCCTTTATTAATTtccctttaaattaaaaataaaatgaaactatgcatcatttgtttgtgttactgttatctgtgtgttttgaagGGTAGGAAAGGTAAAAGTCAAGTCTGGTCATGAGTCAAAGATTTCAATACACAAGTATTTATCAGAAATGCATGGCGTGTTTGTGAATTGACTGCTGAaataaagtgcaataatactcCAAAATGTGGGCCTGTTGAATCTATTCACATAACTCAATGTGATGCAATGTTTATTTGTACATAATCATGTGCATCCCCATGAAATGATCTTACTACTATTTACAGAGAGAAAAATACATGAAGATAAAAGCTCTTTTAAAAGTGAGTGATAAAAAATGAAAgtgtataaaaaaacacattaaacattGAAACACTGCACTGAAACTATTATTACTGAACAAGTCTAATCTATCCCTGCAGGATATGTTTTTGTGAATTCCATATATGTATTAGATAAATCAGTGTTTCTCTGCTGCCTGAAGAAAAcacattgtttctttttaatatatatatctctGTTGcacatgaatatgaatattttgATGAAGCAATTGCTATGGCAAGAATAATGACAATTTTTGCCAGGCAGGATGCCTGAAAATTGTGATTTTCTTTCAACCATCAAGAATTACCGACCATGTGATTGTTAATTTTTGTGTATGAACATTATTTCATTTGTAGCACGTATTGCCAAGTTGTTCTGCCCCTGCGATTGGAGGGAACAGTAAGATTTGGAGAAAATTAGAGGAAGCGGGACAAGAGGTAAAATAAAATCAGGCAAAGTAGGACACCTAAGTATCATTCCAGTTTTCATTCATATCATTTCCTCAGTTTATTGTAGTATGGCTACATCCTAATCAGAAAACCAAGGTGCCATTAATTTATGGGCTCCAAATTAGTGACTGATGGACTCAGTGTGGAGCATTTTACTTTACATTTGCACCCGGACAAAGTAAGTAAACAGTTATATGCGAGGTCAGTTGTGTATtgatatactttttatttagcATCATCCTAATTTGATATGCTTCGCTTTTATGACAGTGTGTACGTAGTCTGAATAAAGAAGGTAAAATAATGATATTTAAAGAAAGTTTGTGGGTAAATATTGTACTGGTAAATTATAATCCaattcacagcagggattcccaGGATGAGACCTGTGCTGCCGAGCCCAGGGGTCACCACGGAAAACACAATCTTCTGAAACTGATAATGCAAATGCACAGAATGACACAATGTAGAGCTGTTATTTGTGGCTTTTTTCATTTCaatgttacatttaattgtatatacTTTGCAAAATATCTGATCAATTTGCTGTCTAACAAAAACACATCATCAACAacagaaacaacataaaatctCCTTAGCATTAGCAACAATAACTTTgacatattttcatttattgcATTATCAATACCAATCTGCAAGTAAATGAcaatctgaaattaaaaactactcctttcctttcaaaatatgtaaatacttTTTAGTGGGGTGAACAATTCAGACCCAGGCTTATTAGGACAGGTCTGCAGTGTTGGTGAAGATTCCCTGTCAAAATCCTGAAGTGATGTCACAGCACATTTTCGAATTGGCTGAGTTCACATTCAAAGCGCTTGGTATGGAATTTGCTATTTACTCGTTCAACAGAATTGATCATTTCTGAAACCTGAACCGAAATCAGAGGTTATCATTACTGCAAAGGCAGCCACTATTTCTTCAACCTCTGATCTTTCATGGCTTAACAAAATTGTTCCTAATGGCCTTTTGCTATTTGtagttatttattaatgatAAAGCAAATGTTTCCTtactattaaaaatacatatatcaaTGGGTGGTATACATATATGATTAAATCCGCATTGAACCGAGATATTAACATAaatcaatattaattaaatagttTAAGTGCCCAAACGTAGGTTGCTATTTTTAACTCTAGATCTCTCTTTAAGTGTCTTTAAAATGAATCGCATCACCTGATCAAGACCAGCAAATGAGACACTAGAAGATATACTGAGTCCTATGAAGGGAATTTCAAGGAGAGATTGTGAGAAAGTGTAGAAGGCCTTTTTTACCTTTTTGTAGACGTGATAAATGCCTGTGCCAAATTGTAAATCTTCACACATGgcactttttttccctccagaTGAACAAGACTTTCTTAAATCTTCCCCCATTATGGCTGATCTAACCCCTCTGACTTCATTGGCACACATCGCCTACCACTCATTCCTTTTCAGTACAGAGGAGGGCAGGgaattattcatttgttttgacTTTTCATTTGCCGGCACACACATTTCTTTGACAGCCTCTCCTTTTATCTTCCATTCAGTCATTTATCCAGAGGATGATCTACCAAATGGGAGTTAATCTGAGGGGAATAACTGTCGTGGGGGAAGTCTAGCCATGTGCCAAAATTTTACAACAAAAGTCTATATTTTGAGTTCTTACTAGGCTATGGACTACATTGAAGGGAACAATTAGGAAAAATGGCAGCTCCTTCAGTTAAATACTGTTGTGACTTTGGGGAAAACAAGACATGACTCAGAATTCGGAGAGCAGGCCTTTTGGTCATCCCACCATGCGTTTAATTGACAACAACATCCTAAATCCATAGACTTCGGGCCACATTATAATTAAATTTCAGACTCGTTATGGGGTTACTGCTGTCTGTTGAGACTCCTGCTGTGAAGTGAACACTTTTCTATATCTCTAAACTCTGCTCTTAGAAGTTACAGATTTgggaacatatatatatatatatatatatatatatatatacactcacctaaaggattattaggaacaccatactaatactgtgtttgaccccctttcgccttcagaactgccttaattctacgtggcattgattcaacaaggtgctgaaagcattctttagaaatgttggcccatattgataggatagcatcttgcagttgatggagatttgtgggatgcacatccaggacacgaagctcccgttccaccacatcccaaagatgctctattgggttgagatctggtgactgtgggggccagtttagtacagtgaactcattgtcatgttcaaggaaccaatttgaaatgattcgacctttgtgacatggtgcattatcctgctggaagtagccatcagaggatgggtacatggtggtcataaagggatggacatggtcagaaacaatgctcaggtaggccgtggcatttaaacgatgcccaattggcactaaggggcctaaagtgtgccaagaaaacatcccccacaccattacaccaccaccaccagcctgcacagtggtaacaaggcatgatggatccatgttctcattctgtttacgccaaattctgactctaccatctgaatgtctcaacagaaatcgagactcatcagaccaggcaacatttttccagtcttcaactgtccaattttggtgagcttgtgcaaattgtagcctctttttcctatttgtagtggagatgagtggtacccggtggggtcttctgctgttgtagcccatccgcctcaaggttgtacgtgttgtggcttcacaaatgctttgctgcatacctcggttgtaacgagtgcttatttcagtcaaagttgctcttctatcagcttgaatcagtcggcccattctcctctgacctctagcatcaacaaggcattttcgcccataggactgccgcatactggatgtttttcccttttcacaccattctttgtaaaccctagaaatggttgtgcgtgaaaatcccagtaactgagcagattgtgaaatactcag is part of the Amia ocellicauda isolate fAmiCal2 chromosome 21, fAmiCal2.hap1, whole genome shotgun sequence genome and encodes:
- the LOC136717021 gene encoding alpha-1-antitrypsin homolog, whose product is MGTFLKVYLIATLLCCAVWGDHHHHDDEHHSGSKDHSHVHHKNEGHPHHEEGEMPCHTISPANADFAFSLYNQLKSRPDAESKNIFFSPLSISTALAMLSLGAKGETHAQIFQALGFGNMTEKEVKEGFEHLLHMLKHNQKEMQLEAGNAIVLSDGFKASHQFLADAKHYFESEGFSVDFHNPEVAKKRINDFIARKTHNKITDLVQDLDPSTLMVLLNYMFFRGKWEKPFDSKLTQKSDFHVNENKTVSVDMMKRTGRYGFYYDYQNFTSVLKLPYKGSALMMIILPDEGKMEEVEGFICKEHIRRWHDSLYRSSVDLYLPKFSASATYSLKEILTEMGIVHAFDNTADFSGISEEVKLKVSKATHKAVLNVDEKGTEAAAAVHMDLMPMSLPQTMALNRPFILLILEKTTKSILFMGKITDPTAQ